A single window of Vibrio sp. SCSIO 43137 DNA harbors:
- a CDS encoding bifunctional diguanylate cyclase/phosphodiesterase — MSTVRDLKLLRLIRYMPVAIIGIFALAVNVIVIKDNRDKAEHSIETLRSEVIRARKESIRQHVNIIVSEVDYQKNLAEKVLKQQAKARVDEAYDIASNLYRTNLDKPEKEITKLISEALRPIRFFDQRGYFFVFNMDGTNVMHGLRPHVEGKNLIGSQDIRGTFILKEHIDLIRSNGEAFYHWWYPKPGKPESEEFEKIGFGKRFEPFDWFIGTGEYVADVEEDIKKQVLNWINEYSYDKNGYIFVVDSEGNVLSHREPSYIGKNLADFNDAAGLQMHGMIMNSDSFGSFVQYQLPLLAGGDVKEEKISYVKMLEGWGWYLGTGFNLSDFEAYFEKQRVLLQEKNRTELVTLSILSLLITAVLTGLSLVLSNIVARRFERFESRINQDFNELESAKDQMQHMALHDALTGLPNRLLLIENINHGIQLTQKYNKQLAVVFVDLDNFKKVNDLYGHSSGDRLLETISKKFESLLGDYDSVSRFGGDEFIFCFPMLNDVKQAENRVQKVKEVFNDPFVIDGKILMTDCSVGVSMYPGDSDDAESLIRKADIVLYKSKSVHKGDVMFYDSSINRQVQFDFILEEELRRALSKNEITVLYQPQFDTKNEKVVSVEALARWTNERLGSVSPVKFIALAEEIGIIHQIGLFVFRTACEDIFRLSRNCRNAMKVSVNISPRQLLEENFAEQLLQITSDVGIDVERINLEITENVLINDIDKVAPVLNMLRNLGFGISLDDFGTGFSSLSYLNSLPISEIKIDRCFIDNLLVNEQSNTLIRAIIAIGESSGLQVVAEGVETKEQYKELISYGCSLAQGYYISRPLPIEVLIERDEGQASA; from the coding sequence ATGTCGACAGTCAGGGATTTAAAACTGCTTCGTCTGATCCGCTATATGCCGGTAGCCATTATCGGCATCTTTGCTCTGGCTGTTAATGTTATTGTCATTAAGGATAACCGTGACAAAGCAGAGCACAGCATTGAAACGCTTCGTTCGGAAGTCATTCGCGCCCGCAAAGAGTCTATCCGGCAACACGTCAACATTATTGTCAGCGAGGTAGATTACCAAAAAAACTTAGCTGAAAAAGTGCTGAAGCAGCAGGCTAAAGCGCGGGTTGACGAGGCTTATGACATTGCGAGCAATTTGTACCGGACCAATCTGGATAAACCTGAAAAAGAGATTACCAAGCTTATTTCAGAAGCGCTAAGGCCGATACGGTTTTTTGATCAGCGTGGCTACTTCTTTGTTTTTAATATGGACGGAACCAATGTGATGCACGGTTTACGCCCTCATGTTGAAGGTAAAAACCTGATTGGTTCGCAGGACATACGTGGCACCTTTATTCTGAAGGAGCATATCGATCTGATCAGAAGTAATGGAGAAGCTTTTTACCACTGGTGGTACCCAAAACCCGGAAAGCCTGAAAGTGAAGAGTTTGAGAAAATTGGTTTCGGTAAGAGGTTTGAACCTTTCGACTGGTTTATCGGCACCGGAGAGTATGTCGCCGATGTTGAGGAAGATATTAAAAAACAGGTATTAAACTGGATTAATGAGTATAGCTACGACAAAAATGGTTATATTTTTGTGGTAGATAGTGAAGGAAATGTCCTCTCTCATCGTGAGCCCTCTTATATTGGAAAGAATCTGGCGGATTTTAATGACGCTGCCGGCCTGCAGATGCACGGCATGATCATGAACTCTGACAGCTTCGGCAGTTTTGTTCAGTACCAACTTCCGCTGCTGGCGGGTGGGGATGTCAAAGAAGAGAAAATCAGCTATGTCAAGATGTTGGAAGGGTGGGGATGGTATCTGGGAACCGGATTTAACCTGAGCGATTTTGAAGCTTATTTTGAGAAACAGAGAGTGTTATTGCAGGAAAAAAACCGTACCGAACTCGTTACTCTATCTATTCTCAGTTTACTGATTACGGCCGTCCTGACCGGCCTTTCCCTTGTACTGAGCAACATTGTTGCCCGCCGCTTTGAGCGTTTTGAATCCAGAATCAATCAGGATTTTAATGAGTTGGAGTCGGCTAAAGATCAGATGCAGCATATGGCGTTACATGATGCCCTGACCGGCCTGCCAAACCGCTTATTGCTGATAGAGAATATTAATCACGGTATTCAGTTAACGCAAAAATACAACAAGCAACTGGCTGTTGTGTTTGTTGATCTGGATAACTTTAAGAAGGTGAATGATCTCTACGGTCACTCTTCCGGTGACAGGTTGCTGGAGACTATCAGCAAAAAATTTGAGTCTTTACTGGGAGATTACGACAGCGTATCCCGCTTTGGTGGTGATGAGTTTATTTTCTGTTTCCCTATGCTGAATGATGTAAAACAAGCTGAAAACCGGGTTCAGAAGGTGAAAGAGGTGTTTAATGATCCGTTTGTTATTGACGGTAAGATACTGATGACCGATTGCAGCGTCGGTGTCAGTATGTATCCCGGTGACAGCGATGATGCTGAATCTTTGATCAGAAAAGCCGATATCGTGTTGTATAAATCCAAGTCTGTACATAAAGGCGATGTGATGTTCTATGACAGTAGCATCAACCGGCAGGTGCAGTTTGATTTTATTCTGGAAGAAGAGTTACGCCGTGCCCTGAGCAAAAATGAAATTACCGTTTTGTATCAGCCTCAGTTTGATACTAAAAATGAAAAAGTGGTGTCGGTCGAAGCTCTGGCCCGCTGGACAAACGAAAGGCTGGGTAGCGTTTCTCCGGTTAAGTTTATTGCTCTGGCGGAAGAGATAGGCATTATTCATCAGATAGGCTTATTTGTGTTCCGTACTGCCTGTGAAGACATCTTCAGGTTGAGCAGAAATTGCCGTAATGCCATGAAGGTATCGGTGAATATCTCACCTCGTCAGTTGCTGGAAGAGAACTTTGCCGAACAACTGCTACAGATTACCTCGGATGTAGGTATCGATGTGGAACGTATTAATCTTGAGATTACCGAGAATGTGTTGATTAATGATATCGACAAAGTGGCCCCTGTACTGAACATGCTGCGCAACCTTGGCTTTGGTATTTCACTGGACGATTTTGGCACAGGTTTCTCTTCACTCAGTTACCTTAACAGCCTGCCAATTAGTGAGATAAAGATCGACCGCTGCTTTATCGATAATCTGCTGGTTAATGAGCAGAGCAATACCTTAATCAGAGCCATTATTGCTATTGGTGAATCCAGTGGTTTGCAGGTGGTTGCTGAAGGGGTAGAAACAAAAGAGCAGTATAAGGAATTGATTAGTTATGGCTGTAGTCTGGCTCAGGGCTATTACATCAGCAGGCCACTGCCAATTGAAGTGCTAATTGAACGGGATGAAGGACAGGCCAGCGCATAG
- a CDS encoding YgiQ family radical SAM protein, whose protein sequence is MQKEVTAIYDYKPYWAECYGTAPFLPTSRKEMKKLGWDSCDIIIVTGDAYVDHPSFGMAIIGRLLEAQGFRVGIIAQPDWSNKDAFMALGKPNLFFGITAGNMDSMINRYTADRKLRHDDAYTPGNEGGKRPDRAVLVYSQRCREAYKETPIVLGGIEASLRRISHYDYWSDKVRRSVLFDAKADILLFGNAERALIEVAHRLAGGEPVSQLTRIRGTAVNLAQEPEDFTIIDSSRIEKPGKPFVPVNPYQTEEKCEKKDEDQAAKPIVIRPSRHDAKTTAVRLPPFEKLNNDRILYAHASRVMHLETNPYSGRALIQKHGNRELWVNQPPIPLSTEEMDYVFGLPFARVPHPMYGKAKIPAYEMIKTSVNIMRGCFGGCSFCSITEHEGRIIQNRSQESILNELEEIRDKVPGFTGTISDLGGPTANMYRLGCSDPKAEENCRHPSCVFPRICNKLNTDHKHLIDLYRAARNVKGVKKIMIASGVRYDLAIESPQYVKELVTHHVGGYLKIAPEHTEKGPLDKMMKPGMGTYDTFKEMFQKYSAEAGKKQYLIPYFISAHPGAEDEDMLNLALWLKANDFECDQVQNFYPSPMCNATAMYYSETNPLKRVKYKKREEVPVAKGERQRRLHKALLRYHDPDNWPMLREALINMGKAHLIGDKKGCLIPAEDNNAKTPAQRRRSGRHGANRFATKHTKGQPDIRTDKKQGGKGRAGDNRTNERGNGTNNRNSGGNKPAGHKPKGKPFTAKTGKKPAKRK, encoded by the coding sequence ATGCAAAAAGAAGTCACAGCAATCTACGACTATAAGCCGTATTGGGCTGAGTGTTACGGCACTGCGCCATTTCTGCCTACCAGTCGCAAAGAGATGAAGAAACTGGGCTGGGATAGCTGCGACATTATTATTGTCACCGGTGATGCGTATGTGGACCACCCGAGCTTTGGTATGGCCATTATCGGCCGCCTGCTGGAAGCTCAGGGCTTCCGTGTCGGCATTATTGCCCAGCCTGACTGGAGCAATAAAGATGCCTTTATGGCACTGGGTAAACCTAATCTGTTTTTCGGCATCACAGCCGGAAACATGGACTCAATGATCAACCGCTACACAGCAGACCGCAAACTACGCCACGACGATGCCTATACTCCGGGTAACGAAGGCGGAAAGCGGCCAGACAGAGCCGTACTGGTTTACTCTCAGCGTTGTCGTGAAGCATATAAAGAGACACCTATAGTTTTAGGCGGTATTGAAGCCAGCCTGAGACGAATTTCCCACTACGATTACTGGTCAGATAAAGTGCGCCGTTCAGTTCTGTTTGATGCCAAAGCGGATATCCTGCTATTTGGTAATGCAGAGCGTGCCCTGATTGAGGTTGCCCATCGTCTGGCTGGCGGTGAGCCGGTCTCACAACTGACCCGTATCCGCGGTACGGCAGTGAATCTGGCTCAGGAGCCGGAAGATTTCACCATTATTGACTCTTCAAGAATTGAAAAACCGGGCAAACCTTTTGTACCGGTCAATCCGTACCAGACTGAAGAGAAGTGTGAGAAGAAAGACGAAGATCAGGCGGCAAAGCCGATAGTTATTCGCCCTTCCCGACACGATGCCAAAACGACCGCTGTACGCCTGCCGCCATTTGAAAAACTGAATAATGACCGCATTCTCTATGCCCATGCCAGCAGAGTAATGCATCTGGAAACCAACCCTTATTCCGGCCGCGCCCTGATACAGAAACACGGTAACCGTGAGCTATGGGTTAACCAACCGCCGATCCCGTTGTCTACGGAAGAGATGGACTATGTATTCGGCCTGCCTTTTGCCCGTGTCCCTCACCCTATGTATGGTAAGGCGAAGATACCAGCTTATGAAATGATCAAAACCTCGGTCAATATTATGCGTGGCTGTTTTGGTGGTTGCTCGTTCTGTTCTATTACCGAACACGAAGGTCGTATCATTCAGAACCGTTCTCAGGAATCTATTCTGAATGAACTGGAAGAGATCCGCGATAAAGTACCCGGTTTTACCGGCACCATTTCTGATCTTGGTGGCCCGACAGCGAACATGTATCGCCTTGGTTGTTCCGACCCTAAAGCGGAAGAGAACTGTCGTCACCCGTCTTGTGTGTTCCCACGCATCTGTAACAAGCTGAATACTGATCATAAACATCTGATCGATCTTTATCGTGCTGCGCGTAATGTTAAAGGGGTTAAGAAAATAATGATCGCTTCAGGCGTTCGTTATGATCTTGCTATTGAATCACCTCAGTATGTAAAAGAGCTGGTTACTCACCATGTCGGTGGCTATCTGAAAATTGCACCTGAGCATACAGAAAAAGGCCCGCTGGATAAGATGATGAAACCGGGAATGGGGACTTATGACACCTTTAAAGAGATGTTCCAGAAGTACAGTGCCGAAGCGGGTAAAAAGCAGTATCTGATCCCTTACTTTATCTCCGCCCACCCGGGGGCAGAAGATGAAGATATGCTTAATCTGGCGCTATGGCTGAAAGCAAATGACTTTGAGTGCGATCAGGTTCAGAACTTCTATCCGTCACCTATGTGTAACGCCACAGCCATGTACTACTCAGAAACAAACCCTCTGAAACGGGTTAAGTACAAAAAGCGCGAAGAGGTGCCTGTTGCTAAAGGTGAACGTCAGCGCCGGCTGCATAAAGCCCTGCTCCGTTATCACGATCCTGATAACTGGCCAATGCTGCGTGAAGCTCTGATCAATATGGGTAAAGCGCACCTTATTGGCGATAAAAAAGGTTGCCTGATACCGGCAGAAGATAATAACGCTAAAACACCGGCACAAAGAAGACGCTCAGGGCGTCATGGGGCAAACCGTTTTGCCACTAAGCACACTAAAGGACAACCGGATATCCGTACCGACAAAAAACAGGGTGGTAAAGGCCGCGCTGGTGACAACCGGACTAACGAACGCGGTAACGGAACGAATAACCGTAATTCAGGCGGAAACAAACCGGCAGGTCATAAGCCAAAAGGCAAACCATTCACAGCGAAAACCGGTAAGAAGCCGGCGAAAAGAAAATAA
- a CDS encoding DUF4250 domain-containing protein, which translates to MDLSNVNHFDSTILLGIVNEKLRLECDSFEDLISRYEIDVECLISKLDILGYQYDPLTNQFKSFHR; encoded by the coding sequence ATGGACTTAAGCAATGTGAACCATTTTGACAGTACCATTTTGCTCGGTATTGTGAACGAAAAACTGCGTTTAGAGTGCGACAGTTTTGAAGATTTAATCAGTCGCTATGAAATCGATGTTGAGTGCCTGATCAGCAAGCTGGATATTCTGGGCTACCAGTATGATCCGCTGACCAACCAGTTTAAGTCCTTTCATCGGTAA